One genomic region from Quercus robur chromosome 4, dhQueRobu3.1, whole genome shotgun sequence encodes:
- the LOC126723223 gene encoding serine/threonine-protein kinase D6PKL1 translates to MERAKESKKLMVMGKVPISNEVSNAHKASVREFSQLPHLHLHDVVQLSNAHELLQLSNAREVGHLSNARTVSVRELGQLSNSRMVSVKDVRQIPNVPMVFVREDGTEARDSQDSDSPAPLRTWRGKTSLPEREEFMPDVITFKGSGDSFEEGGSSSFSGASHPPEPVDTDLMRTVYVPIGQNKSEGGCLMKSLSMKGPFLEDLSIRVPAKKPGPAVLSPAESLVEELNDVGALCSPFSVPRGSQNTENSLHPDSDDKECVWDASLPPSPHSSIDSTGVVTAMSVVNSCASTYRSDAITSDGMLSVERNFEYIKGSVRGDSLESAKTSVSRASDSSGLSDDSNWSNITGSANKPHKGNDPRWKAILAIRARDGILGMSHFRLLKRLGCGDIGSVYLSELSGTRCFFAMKVMDKASLASRKKLSRAQTEREILQLLDHPFLPTLYTHFETDRFSCLVMEYCPGGDLHTLRQRQPGKHFSEYAARFYAAEVLLALEYLHMLGVVYRDLKPENVLVRDDGHIMLSDFDLSLRCTVSPTLIKTSLLDSDPSKRAAGGAFCVQPACIEPSSVCIQPACFIPRIFPQKGKKKTRKTRVELGLPASTLPELVAEPTAARSMSFVGTHEYLAPEIIKGEGHGSAVDWWTFGIFLHELLYGKTPFKGSGNRATLFNVVGQQLRFPESPATNYASRDLIKGLLVKEPQHRLGVKRGATEIKQHPFFEGVNWALIRCSTPPEVPRPVEAEFPGKFGPPVDMVGVGSGSKRMVGGGIGGGGGGGGGVVGGGGTDMRPGGKYLDFEFF, encoded by the exons ATGGAGAGGGCTAAAGAATCAAAGAAACTTATGGTTATGGGGAAAGTGCCCATTTCCAATGAGGTGTCAAATGCACATAAGGCCTCAGTAAGGGAATTCAGTCAGCTACCACACTTGCACTTGCATGATGTAGTTCAGCTATCCAATGCACACGAGCTACTCCAGCTGTCAAATGCGCGTGAGGTAGGCCATCTATCAAATGCGCGTACAGTCTCAGTAAGAGAATTGGGCCAGTTATCAAATTCGCGTATGGTTTCAGTAAAAGATGTTCGTCAGATACCAAATGTGCCTATGGTTTTCGTAAGAGAAGATGGAACTGAAGCAAGGGATTCTCAAGATTCAGACTCACCTGCACCTCTAAGAACATGGAGAGGAAAAACCTCTTTGCCTGAACGTGAAGAATTTATGCCCGATGTCATCACATTTAAGGGAAGTGGGGATTCATTTGAGGAAGGTGGTTCTAGTTCTTTTTCTGGGGCTAGTCATCCCCCTGAACCTGTTGATACAGATCTAATGAGAACGGTTTATGTTCCAATAGGTCAAAACAAATCTGAGGGAGGATGCTTAATGAAGAGCTTGTCCATGAAGGGTCCCTTTCTAGAAGATCTTTCAATTCGGGTTCCTGCTAAAAAACCAGGCCCAGCTGTTCTTTCCCCTGCAGAAAGTTTGGTTGAAGAACTAAATGATGTTGGTGCTTTGTGTTCACCATTTTCAGTTCCTCGTGGATCACAAAATACAGAAAACTCCCTCCACCCAGATTCTGATGACAAGGAATGTGTGTGGGATGCTTCTTTGCCTCCAAGTCCACATAGTAGCATTGACAGTACTGGTGTTGTTACAGCTATGAGTGTTGTCAATAGCTGTGCCAGTACATATCGGAGCGATGCAATCACAAGTGATGGAATGCTAAGTGTGGAGAGGAACTTTGAGTATATAAAAGGGAGTGTTAGAGGGGATTCACTTGAGAGTGCAAAAACTAGTGTTAGTCGAGCAAGTGATAGTAGTGGCCTTAGTGATGATAGTAATTGGAGCAACATTACTGGAAGTGCTAATAAGCCTCACAAAGGAAATGATCCTAGGTGGAAGGCTATTCTTGCCATCCGAGCTAGGGATGGAATTTTGGGAATGAGTCATTTTAGATTGCTCAAGCGGCTTGGTTGTGGTGACATTGGCAGTGTGTATCTCTCAGAGTTGAGTGGGACTCGTTGCTTTTTTGCAATGAAAGTAATGGACAAGGCATCCCTTGCTAGCAGGAAGAAATTGAGTAGGGCTCAGACAGAGAGGGAGATTTTGCAGCTGCTGGACCATCCATTTCTCCCAACTTTATATACACATTTTGAGACTGACAGATTCTCCTGCTTGGTCATGGAATATTGTCCAGGGGGTGATCTTCACACTTTAAGGCAACGGCAACCTGGGAAACATTTCTCTGAGTATGCTGCACG GTTTTATGCGGCAGAGGTTCTGTTGGCCCTTGAGTATCTTCACATGCTTGGAGTTGTGTATAGGGACTTAAAACCTGAAAATGTTTTGGTTCGTGATGATGGACACATAATGCTTTCAGACTTTGACCTTTCCCTCAGATGTACTGTTTCCCCGACCTTGATAAAAACCTCCTTGTTGGATTCTGACCCTTCAAAACGGGCAGCTGGTGGTGCATTCTGCGTCCAACCTGCCTGTATTGAGCCTTCTTCAGTATGCATCCAGCCTGCCTGTTTTATTCCCCGGATATTCCCTCAAAAAGGCAAGAAGAAGACCCGAAAAACTAGAGTTGAGCTTGGGTTGCCAGCCAGTACACTTCCAGAGCTTGTTGCAGAGCCTACTGCAGCCCGATCTATGTCATTTGTTGGAACCCATGAATACCTAGCCCCAGAAATTATCAAGGGAGAAGGCCATGGCAGTGCAGTTGATTGGTGGACATTTGGCATTTTCTTGCATGAGTTACTGTATGGTAAAACCCCATTCAAAGGCTCAGGAAACCGCGCAACACTATTCAATGTAGTAGGGCAGCAACTCAGATTCCCAGAGTCACCAGCAACTAATTATGCAAGTCGGGATCTGATCAAAGGCTTGCTGGTGAAGGAGCCACAGCACCGACTTGGGGTGAAGAGGGGTGCAACCGAGATCAAGCAGCACCCCTTCTTTGAGGGCGTAAATTGGGCTCTAATACGTTGCAGCACGCCACCAGAAGTGCCTAGACCAGTGGAGGCTGAGTTTCCCGGGAAGTTTGGGCCACCAGTTGACATGGTTGGGGTTGGTAGTGGCAGTAAAAGGATGGTAGGAGGAGGAAtaggaggaggaggtggaggaggaggaggagtagTAGGAGGAGGAGGGACAGACATGAGGCCTGGGGGTAAATATCTGGACTTTGAGTTCTTTTAG